A DNA window from Argiope bruennichi chromosome X2, qqArgBrue1.1, whole genome shotgun sequence contains the following coding sequences:
- the LOC129960901 gene encoding uncharacterized protein LOC129960901, with translation MSEPIDSKLVIPFMPSLFHFSVVKVALILSKHIDAITGFILFKEMRRLGPKKFHEANYNSKINKAKEKLLIVPAHLRENVVQAILGMDAAVTEWHSDHEGLWRLKNIEEIFQWKSDGAIDRIKTMQQLVLKNDVDIVWKFYWACSYFLEESIKTLWAEMKVCDRWSIPGNPFTRFWVRRMQDGCGVQWIKDIPEYLQLSEEYPNCTFGAFFPFLQLQEREKFLSSITKTTNDDFLLCMYGATKEEEEQILKMEAFKLLVVYLNWPLQNFFLQIVEKMWPFIDYPVFEKVLHTIFSYKVKKQDFDYEQLLVDMFAKSPKDFKEKANASQYLSRQIYFCFESVRMRKKRYNANLKLNSKKKRN, from the coding sequence atgtcagaACCTATTGATTCAAAACTCGTAATTCCATTCATGCCATCACTTTTCCACTTTTCTGTGGTAAAAGTAGCTTTAATATTGTCCAAACATATTGATGCCATAACTGGCTTTATACTCTTTAAAGAAATGAGGCGATTAGGTCCGAAAAAGTTTCATGAAGCTAACTATAACTCTAAGATAAATAAAGCAAAGGAAAAGTTACTTATCGTTCCTGCACATTTAAGAGAGAATGTAGTACAGGCAATTCTAGGCATGGATGCTGCTGTTACAGAATGGCATTCAGACCATGAAGGTTTATGGCGTTTAAAGAATATAGAGGAAATCTTTCAATGGAAATCTGATGGGGCAATTGACAGAATTAAAACAATGCAGCAATTGGTTCTAAAAAATGATGTTGATATCGTTTGGAAGTTTTATTGGGCATGCAGTTACTTTTTGGAAGAAAGTATAAAGACTTTGTGGGCAGAAATGAAGGTATGCGATAGATGGTCAATACCTGGTAATCCCTTTACACGATTTTGGGTTAGAAGGATGCAAGATGGATGTGGGGTTCAATGGATAAAGGACATTCCAGAATACCTACAGCTTTCTGAAGAATATCCCAACTGTACCTTTGGtgcattttttcctttcttgcaGCTGCAAGAGAGGGAGAAGTTTCTTTCCTCTATAACAAAGACTACAaatgatgattttcttttatgtatgtaTGGAGCAACTAAAGAAGAAGAAGAGCAAATATTAAAGATGGAGGCTTTCAAACTCCTTGTTGTCTATTTGAATTGGCCGCTGCAAAATTTCTTTCTACAAATAGTGGAAAAGATGTGGCCATTTATTGATTATCCTGTTTTTGAAAAAGTACTACATACTATATTCTCGTACAAAGTGAAGAAGCAAGATTTCGATTATGAACAACTTTTGGTGGATATGTTTGCAAAAAGTCCAAAGGACTTCAAAGAAAAGGCAAATGCAAGCCAATATCTCTCTCgccaaatttatttctgttttgaatcAGTAAGGATGAGGAAAAAACGTTATAatgccaatttaaaattaaattcaaaaaagaaaagaaattaa